GCATTGGCGACTTCCCGCAGACAGAAAATCTACCGGTGTATCCGGTTGGCGGCCAGGTCAGCCATATTCCCACGACGCCACAGCTGAAAAAACTACGCCAGGTTCTGTGCTACGACGGCTACCTGACACCGCAAAACCCGGCTAATGGTCATCACTGTATTGGCGCAAGCTATCATCGCGGTCAGACGGAAATTCAGTACAGCGAAGAAGATCAGCAGCAAAACCGCCAGCGCCTGATCGACTGCTTCCCGCAGGCGGAGTGGGTAAAAGAGGTCGATGTTAACGACGCGAATGCGCGCTGCGGTATTCGCTGCGCCACCCGCGATCATCTGCCGATGATTGGCAATGTACCGGATTACGCCGCGACGCTGACCACCTATGAGGATCTGGCTGAAAACCAGGAATCAGCAGCCAGTGCACCTGTGCATCCAAACCTGTTTATGCTCGGTGCGCTGGGTTCGCGCGGATTGTGTACCGCCCCGCTGGCGGCAGAAATTCTGGCTTCGCAGATGAGTGAAGAACCGATCCCGATGGACGCCATTACGCTGGCAGGACTGAACCCGAATCGACTGTGGGTGCGGAAATTATTGAAGGGTAAGTTAGTTAAACTGGGTGCGGCCTGATGCCCTCACCCCGGCCCTCTCCCACGGGAGAGGGAGAAAACATTAAAAACGACAACTGGCGTTGCCGTTTTGCTTTTACCTTGTGCGGTTGGATGCTCTCACCCCGGCGCTCTCCCACGGGAGAGGGAGAAAACACTAAAAACGACAACCAAAGGTTGTCGTTTTGCTTTTACCTTGTGCGGTTGGATGCCCTCACCCCGGCCCTCTCCCACGGGAGAGGGAGAAAACACTAAAAACGACAACCAAAGGTTGTCGTTTTGTTTTTACCTCACAGCGCCACCGGGCAAAACATTTACTTCAGATTCGCCTGCTGGAACAAATTGTCCCACATGCCCAGCACCAGAGACTGGTCACGCGGCGAAAGCTCACCCGCCTGAATCGCTTTTTCCAGACCACGGCTCACTTCAGTGTGGACCGCTTCAGGTGAGTGATCGTCGCCTGCTTCAAGTTCCGCAACGGCAAGCGTCAGGTGACCACGCAGATAACCGCTGGCAAACAGTTCATCGTCACTGGCATGTTCCACCATGTCATCAATTAACGCCAGAATGCGTGATTCAAATTCTGCGATCATCTTCTTTCCTCAGTTAAGATCTTCCGGCCACGGGAAGAGTTCCGCCTTTAATTCCGGCGTGTGGTAATAATTCTGTAGTGCCTTGATGAAACGCGCCGGTCGCTCCGGGATGCCTTTCTCAAGATATTCCATCACCTGCGCATGAACGCGGCGCTGGAAGGTAATGCGATCCGGCTCGCAATCGCCTTCGAGATTGTCGCAGCTGACGTTGAACGGGAAACCTGCCGCCACGCAAAACAGCCAGTCGAAGGCCTGCGGTTTAACTTCCACATCTTCAAACTGCCCTTGCGTCGTGGCATCACGCCCGTCCGGACAATACCAGTAACCAAAATCCACCAGCTCGCGGCGTGCTTTTCCGGCGATACACCAGTGAGAAATCTCATGCAAACCGCTGGCATAAAAACCGTGCGCGAAAACAATCCGGTTGTACGGTGCGTCGGCATCAGCAGGAAGATAGATCGGTTCGTCGTCGCCTTTAATCAGACGGGTATTAAAATCATCAGCAAAACAGCCGTCGAAGATCTCAATCAGCTGCTC
Above is a window of Lelliottia jeotgali DNA encoding:
- a CDS encoding transporting ATPase, giving the protein MNSTHKYEQLIEIFDGCFADDFNTRLIKGDDEPIYLPADADAPYNRIVFAHGFYASGLHEISHWCIAGKARRELVDFGYWYCPDGRDATTQGQFEDVEVKPQAFDWLFCVAAGFPFNVSCDNLEGDCEPDRITFQRRVHAQVMEYLEKGIPERPARFIKALQNYYHTPELKAELFPWPEDLN